The sequence CGGAGAGAGCGGCTTTTGCCCGTGCCTCGCCAACTTTCCAAGCGGGCCAGTGGCCACGCGCTCCCAGCGGGGCATTCCGGAGAAAGCGGCCTTTGCCCGTGCTTCGCCTACCGTCCAAGCCGGCTGAAGCCAGCGCTCCCGGCTCCGCCGATCCTGTGCCGTGGTTTGGGGAGGTCTTGTTAGGCAAGCACGATCCGGGGGCCTGTTAGATCGCCTCGCCTTTCAACCCTCAACCCTCAACTCCCCCGCACGCAGTCACCCGCTTGGCTTGCATTCCGCGGCGCATGGGGGAGCCTCGGGGCATGGCCGTGACCCAATGGATGAGCTGGGAAGGGGGCGTCGATCTCGTCGCCGTGACTTCGATGGATGTGGCGATGCCGAATGTGATCGTCCACGTGGCGCGCATGGTCCACACGCCCGTGGGCTCCGCCCCGGCGGGGATCGTCCTGTGGCAGCCGGATCCCGCCGCGCCGCCGGTCGTCTGCGGCTTCGTCAGCAGCGATCCCGCGGTGGCCGCCTACTTCGGCCCGCAGATATTCGCCGGCACGCCTTTTGAAAACGCGCCCGTGCTCGATGCGCGGATCGATATCGCCAGCGGCCCCGTCACTTGCACCGCCCGTGTGGAAGTCGCGGGGCATGTCTTCGAGACCGAGCTGACCGGGCTGGAGCCCGCCGCGCTCATCCAGCGCGAGCCCATCGCCACCGCGCCCTTCACCCAGCAGGGCATCGAGGCCACCGCTGCCACGGCCACGCTGAAGGTGGATGGCCAGCCCGTGGACATCATCATCCCGCCCGTGGGCATCACCGGCGGCCCCTGCGCCGTCTCCGCACCCTGCGGCATCTACGCCCGCTGAGGCTTCCTCACCGGAGCCGGGGCCGGGGGAATGGAACTGGAACTGGACCGGGATGGATAGGATGGATGGGATTTGGAGAAAGGCGGAGAGGTGAGCGCTTCCGGCTTCCCCGAGCCTCCATCTGCCCCGGATGCCGCTACCACTGCTTCACATCCTCTCTTTTCCCATCCCATTCATCCTACCCATCCCATCCATCCCGGCCAGAATCCCCCGGCTGCCTGACTCACCAGGGCGCACCCCGGTCCACACCGCCCCGCACCTGTCCATCCACACATCATGGGACATCTCCATCAGATAGAAATCCGCCGTCTCCGCGTCACCTGCCACATCGGCGTGCCGGATGAGGAGCGCGCGCTGCCGCAGCACCTGCTCGTCACCGTGCGGGCCACCGTTTCCGCCTCCTTTCACCAGTTGGAGGACCAGATCGGCCGCACGCTGGACTACGCCGAGCTGGCCACCTCCATCCAGGACCTCGCCTCCTGCCGCCCGCGTCATCTGGTGGAAACCCTCGCCGCGGACATCGCCGGGCTGACCCTCTGCCACGACATCGTCACTTCCGTGGAAGTCACTGTGGAAAAGCACATTCTGCCGGATACGGAATGCGTGGCTGTGCATCTCCGCCGCGATCGCGGAATTGTCTAACTGTGTCGCGGTTCTCCCGGGTTGCATTGCCCCGCTGATCCGCCAAGCTCCCCGCACATGGATCAACCACAACCCGACGCGGAAAAGCTCGCCATCCGGTGCCCCGGATGCGCCCAGCGCTTCAAGGTGGGCCTGGAACTCCGCGACAAGATAGTGGAGTGCGGCACCTGCGAGCACCGCTTCCGCGTGAATGACGAGGTGGTGGTCCGCACAAAGAGATTCTACCCCGGGGAACGCAAGGACCAGGCGCTGGACAGCTTTTCCCGCGTGCCGAAGACCATCGCCTCGCCCACGCAGGCGACCTTCCAGCAGATGCAGTATTCGCCGGAGCCGGTCCACGCCCACCACCATCACCGCCCGCCGGCCGGGGCCACCGGCTCGCCGCTGCGGCTGCTGCTCGGCTTCGCCGCCGTCATCGTCGCGCTGGCAGTTGGCTTCATCCTCGTCTTTGGCGGAGCGCCCGGCGGCATGCTGGATGGTGCCTCGCTGTCGAAGCGCCTCATGCTGGCCGGCTTCTCCGCCGTCGTCTCCGGCGCCCTGCTCATCGCGGCAAATCCCTGGCGGCGTGGCCGTGCCATCTTCGGCGCGCTCGCCACCGCCGCCATCCTCCTCGCGCTGCCCTTCCTTTTCACCGGCGGTGAGACCACCTCCGCCACCATCGTGAGCACCGGGGACGACACCGGCACGGGTGGGGATGCCGGACAGCCGCAGCCCGGCCCCGCGGCCGAGCCGACCTCCGGAGAGCTCGCCCTGGCCGACTTCAAGAAGAAGATTGTCTACGATCCCATGGAGCGCGCGCTGGAGACGGACTCCGCCGCCATCGGCCTCTGGCTCCGCGGCTTGCGGGAATTCCACCGCCTGCAGGTGCGCGACTACATCGTGCGAAATACCGGCGCGGACCCCAGCTCCCACATGTACCCCCGCGAGGGCGACTACCTCATGGTCGTCACCGGGACGAAGGGCGACCTCGATACCCTCGCCCGCCTGTGCGCCCGCTTTGGCGAAGTCACCCGCCCTGCCGATGCCATCCGCGTCATCGAAGTCATCGTCGACAATACCAGCTTCCAGGAAGGCCCGCTCGACAAGCTGACCGACCCGCTGAATCCCTCCTTCTACGAGCTGAACAAGCGCGAGCTGGAAAGCATCGACCTCGATCGCGCCCGCCGCGCCGTCTCCCGCCTCGCCCCCGTCGAGCCCAAGTTCTACCGCAAGGACATCGCCCGCCGCCTCGGCGAGCTCGCGCAGGAAGGCGACGCCGCCCTGCTCACCGAGATCGGCAATGCCCTGCCCACCTGGAGCGAGCCCGGCGACGGAATGGAGAATGTCATCCGCGGAGTGGTGGAAAAGATCCCCGCCGGCAGCCCGGTGCCCGAGTCGCTGGTGAAATTCCTCGCCACCCGCCAGGATACCCAGGCCATCCCCCTCATCGACGCGCTCTGGCTGCTGGAGCCGAACAAGTGGGAAGAAAGCTACGGCAGCTTTGGCCCGCAGATCGAAGACAAGCTGCTGGACCGCCTCCCCACGACCACCGTCACCCAGCGCATGTCCGCCGTCCGCATCCTCGGCAAGGTGGGCGGCACCCGCTCCATCCCCGTCCTCGAGGCCTCCCTCCGCGAAGCCGAGCCCGAGATGAAGCTCCTCCTCACCCGCTCGCTGGAAGCCATCCGCAGCCGCAGGTAAGGGCCGGAGATCGGAAATCAGAGATCAGATGGCGGAGGTCAGAAACCAGAGCTTTGCCCGGTGAGCGGTGAAAGGCAAGTTGCCGAATGGTCATCGGCAGATGGCTGCCGGCAGGCGGAGCGCTGGCTTTAGCCGGCAAGTGTCCCTAAAGCAGACTGCTGCCATCACGGCCTCCACCCCGCGAAAGCGCCGCCGCCGCCGCCCAATGGCCCTCAGGTCACCCCGCCTCCACCGGCCACTTCGCCCGCCCATCCAAGCCGGCTGAAGCCAGCACTCCCGGCTCCGCCGATCCTTGCGTTCCCCCTGGGAGCGCGTGGCCACCGGCCCGCTTGTATAGACCGGCGAAGCAACCCCTCCCGCCCGCATCTCCCAGCCGCCGCAGGCGGAGCGCTGACTTTAGTCGGCGAGTAGCCTGTAATGGACCGTCACCCCCCCAAAAAAAAGAGAGCGTCAGTCACCGGACCAGCCCAATCCCGCCCAGCCCCATCAAACCCATGAGCCCCGACCACGCCTCTTCTCCATCCTCCCCGCCACCGGCCTGCGACACCTGCGGCCGCGAAGCCGTCATCGTCATCGACGCCCGCGGCTGGTGCGAATCCTGCCTCCACGCCCGCGGCTCCTGCTGCGCGGAGTCCGAGATGGAAGACTGATTTTCCCGCCCAACACCGGCAACGGAAACCGCAACCGCAGCACGAAACTCATCCCACCCGGACGATTCCCCAACCGCCAAGCTCCCCGAGCCCCGGATTCGATGCCGATATCGCGACCGATATCCGCCTCACCTCCCCGCGCCCGGCGTCGTCGCCGCAGGCTCGTCCTTCCGCGAAAACTCGGCGGTATTGCTCAGATAGACGATCGTCGCCGCGCTGAGGATCACAGCCAGCAGGACGACCAAGGTGAGCAACATGCCGAAACAAGACTTCATTCGCGTCCCCCGACCATGCCCACCTTTCCCGCCCCCGGCAAGGGCCGGTTTTCCGGAGATCAGAAGGCGTTCTGGCGGAGCGGAGCGCTGGCTTTAGCCGGCGAGTCATCCGCGCCCCCATGCCCTGGGCGATACGGGCCTTCGTGATGGACCCGGCAGTCAGGGACCACTCGGGCCGGTCTATTGACCGGCGCTCCCAGGGTGGGCGCTCCGCTTTTTGAAAGCCCCAGCACTCCCTCCGTCCGCCAAAAACCTCTCCGCGCTCCTCCGCGACCTCAGCGCCTCGGCGGTAAATCCCATCAGCCTCGACTTCCCCGGCCAAGCCGCGCCAGCTCCGGCCAAACACAGCCCGGCCTCGCGCACTTGGCGTCTTGGCGGTTCCACTTCCCCCATCCCCGGGGAAGCCGTCACTTCACCCGCAGCAGCGCGGCGTAGGCCCCGTCCGTCCCGTCGCGTTGTGGCAGCGCCTGGTGCGAGGCTTCCAAAGTGAGCTCCGGGTGATCCGCCAGCAGGGCCTCGATCAGCCCGGCATTCTCCTCCGCCTCGATCGAGCACGTGGAATACACCAGCCGCCCGCCCGGCTTCAGGCAGGGCAGCGCGTTCTCGATGATCTGGCGCTGCAGCTTCGGCAGCTCCTTCAGGTCGATGGGACGGAGACGCCAGCGCACGTCCACGCGACGGCGGAAGACCCCCGTATTCGAGCACGGCACGTCCAGCAGGATCGCGTCAAAGGCGCCCTGCCACTTCTCCGGAGCCGGCGTGCTCCAGTCGTGGCACTCGATCTCCGTGCCCGTGATGTGCAGGCGCTCCAGATTCTCCCGCAGGCGCGGCAGGCGCTTCTCATTCGAGTCCGTGCAGACCAGATCCCGCCCGCCGCCCTGGGCCGCCGCGATGAGGAAGGCCTTCCCGCCCGGCGCCGCGCAGGCATCCAGCACACGCTCGCCCGGCTGCGGGGCCAGCAGCTCCACGCAATGCCGCGTCGCGGGGTCCTGGATGTAGATCGCGCCCTTTGCCAGCAGCTCCGTCGGCACCGGCCCCTCGATCTGGAAATACCCGTCCGGCAGGCCCTCCACCGGCGTCTGCTCCGTGCCGTCCGCCGCCACCAGCGGATTCCACCGCGCGATCGTCGGCGCGGGACAATTGTTGAAAGCCATCAGCTCCAGCGCCTCCGACTTGCCATACGCCTTTGACCAGCGCTTCAGCAGCCAGTCCGGGTGCGAATGCACCACCGCGGCCGGCAACTCGGAGACGTCCTGCAGCTTCTTCTTCGTCGCCGCCGCCCGGCGCATCACCGCATTGATCAGCCCGCGCCCCGCGCTCTTCCCCAGCTCCACGGTCTCGAAGACCGCCGCATGGTCCGGCAGCTCCAGGATCAGCAGTTGGCAAAGCCCCACGCGCAGGATGTCCCGCGTCTCATCGTCCAGCCGGCCCTTCCGCAGCTCGCCGATCCAGTGGTCCAGCAGCCGCAGGTTCCGCAATACCCCCAGCACGATCGCATTCAGCAGCGCCCGGTCCGCCGCGGACAGGTCATTCCGCGAAGCATGCCGCTCGATCAGGCTCTCGGCATACGCATGGCCCTTCGTCCAAGCCCGGAGAATGGAAACAGCAGCACGACGCGGGGATTTCATAAGGCAGAGACGGAAGACTGGAAGACGACAGACGGAAGACTGGAAGCGCGGGGGAGGAGAGGGAAGCCGGATGACGGGCAGCTTTCAAGACTTCCCTCAGGGGAGGCGGCCACCTCACCCGCAGCAGGAGCCCGAAATTACCTTCAATTTACCCACCGCCGGGGGGCATTGCGGCATCATGGTCCCCATGCAGCGTGTTTTCCACCTCCTTCGCCTCCTGCTTCTGCCTTGGGTCGTGTCTTCTTCGCCATCGCACGCGGAAATCGAGGTGACATTTCTCCCGGCCACGAAGCCTGAAAAGGTGATCACGCCAAAGGCCACCCCGCCAAAGGTCGCGCCGACCGAGAAGCCTGCCCCTGCGCCCAAGCCGGAAGAGATCGATGGCGTGGCGGCCTATTACTTGGGTCGCTATGGCAAACCTCTGAAATCCGGGAGCTTCGACGAGCTGAAAGAGGGCATGACGCTGAGGGAGATCGTCACCCTGTTCGGCCCCGGATCACAGGAGCCGTGGACCGGCTTGAAGCGCATCGGGTGGTGGTGCCGAAATGGCAAGGGCCTATATGTGGAGCCGCCTTTTAAATGGGACGCTAAGGCAGAATACTATGTCGTCCAGAGCGGCGTCGACCAGCGCCATGACGAAGTGGCTCTGCTCGCGAAATCCTTGATCGCGAGCATTAAGGTCACTGGATCGAAGGCGGAGATTGCCCTGACGCACGACACTTACGAGGCCAAGGCCCACGAGGTAAGAACCTACGAGGCGGGGCAGACGTTTCAGAAGACCGAGCCCCTCCCGCAACTGGATCTCCGCATCTCAAAGATCGAAGGCGACGCCGTGCATTGCCGCTACTCCTATCAGGCCGAACCGAAAGGCCTGCTCCGATACTCGGAAACCGGGACGCTGATCCTCCGTGAAGGAAAAAGTAAATAGGAGCTATGCCCCCCGCCGCCCGGTCACTTCGCCTTGATCTGGTAGAACTGCTTCGAGGTGTCCGGCTTCGGGTGGCTGAAAATCATCGGGCTGCCCAGCGGGGACATGTTGTCCAGTCCATCACCGGCGGATAGCTGCAGGCTCAGGTTCACCTGATCGTATTCCAGCCAGATGATCGGCGAGCCCAGCTCCAGTTGCGCCGGGCTGCGGCGCAGGGTCAGCAGCAGGGCCCGCATCTCCGCGGTTTGCAGATTTGCCACCAGGGGATCGAGGCCGCTCAGGTGCTCTGCGCCATCGTCCAGCCCGTCGCCATCGGTGTCCGCATCGAGAGGGTCGGTATTGAGCGCCAGCTCCTCCGCATTGGTCAGCCCGTCAGAATCCGCGTCCTCGTCCTCCGGCAGCGTCTGCGGCGGTGCCTGCTCCAGCTTCCTGATGGAGAAGCCCTGGTGCGTGAAGGCATAGACGCAGTTCTCCGCGGCATCGTAGTGCATCAGGCGGGAGTCCAGCCCGTGATTCAGCAGGGACTTCGCATTCCCCGTCGTGGCAAAGGTGGTGGTGTCCCACACCTGGCTCGAGCCAAAGGCCACGGACCCATCGGCATTGAGAGCCTGGATCTGCTCCGGGAAGACGCCGTACTGGATCAGCAGGTTGTTGGCGTTGAAAAGGACGCTTCCATACGCCAGCCGCTTTCCGTTCGCAGAGATGGAGTAGTTGTTGTAATCCCAACCGTAGGGATAGGGACTGTAGGGGTGCCGATCCAGCTTGAACGCGACCGGCTCCTCGATGTCGAAGACGCCCATCTCTCCGAGGTTTCCATCATAGACATACTGTCCGAAGAGCTTGGTCTTCGTGTCATTGACGACCATGCGGCTCTTGATCTGGAAATTACCGATCTTCCCCAGCTCCGTCTCGGTGGTCAGATTGACGATCCCGGTCTGCCCCGCCACGTTGTGGATATTCCCGTTCTCCCATGCTCCGTCATTGTAGTAGAGCCGCTCCCCGGGACCGCAGACGAGATTGACGGGCTGATACTTTGTCAGGAAATGGTGAGTCTTCGTCTGCGTGGCCAGATCGACCACCGAGATCTGGTATCCCGCGGGCGTTCCAGAGCCTATGCCCCGGTTCGCCACATACATCTTCGTCCCCGCTGCATTGATCGCGAGCGAAGTTGGCAGCTTCCCTACATAGACCGGCTTGATGGTCTTCAATTGCAGGTCGATGAAGAGCACCTCGCTGCCCGTCCGGTTCACCGCATAGAGGAAGGGGCGGTTCGGGTCCTTGACGAGATCGACGATCACCGCGTCCAGCGGGATCGTGTCGGTCACTTCCCAGTTGGCGCGCGCGACGCCGTGCAAGCACGCGATGGAGCCGAGCACGAGTGAAAGAGAAAGGAGGGAGGGGGAGCTTTTCATGGTCACGTCAGGGCCGTTCGTCCGCACCGGAGCCCCGCACGGCGTGGGAGAGAGGTGCGCGCGCAATCTCTCCCGGCGATGATAGATCATCAAGGATATAGACATCACGGGATGAAGCATCCGGCGCATGTGGAAAGCTGTCTCCCCCTTGCCCTACTCACAGCAGTCTTCCCCGCGCGCTCTT comes from Luteolibacter flavescens and encodes:
- a CDS encoding dihydroneopterin aldolase — translated: MGHLHQIEIRRLRVTCHIGVPDEERALPQHLLVTVRATVSASFHQLEDQIGRTLDYAELATSIQDLASCRPRHLVETLAADIAGLTLCHDIVTSVEVTVEKHILPDTECVAVHLRRDRGIV
- a CDS encoding RsmB/NOP family class I SAM-dependent RNA methyltransferase, which codes for MKSPRRAAVSILRAWTKGHAYAESLIERHASRNDLSAADRALLNAIVLGVLRNLRLLDHWIGELRKGRLDDETRDILRVGLCQLLILELPDHAAVFETVELGKSAGRGLINAVMRRAAATKKKLQDVSELPAAVVHSHPDWLLKRWSKAYGKSEALELMAFNNCPAPTIARWNPLVAADGTEQTPVEGLPDGYFQIEGPVPTELLAKGAIYIQDPATRHCVELLAPQPGERVLDACAAPGGKAFLIAAAQGGGRDLVCTDSNEKRLPRLRENLERLHITGTEIECHDWSTPAPEKWQGAFDAILLDVPCSNTGVFRRRVDVRWRLRPIDLKELPKLQRQIIENALPCLKPGGRLVYSTCSIEAEENAGLIEALLADHPELTLEASHQALPQRDGTDGAYAALLRVK